Genomic DNA from Anaerolineales bacterium:
TGATCCGCATCACGTATGCTTGCATCTGTGGAAGCGATTTGTGGCCCTATCGCGGTTACGCCGAATTTGGCGAAAACGGCAAGCCAATGGGACACGAGGCTATCGGCGTGGTCGAAGCGATTGGTTCAGAGGTTCGACATATCAACGTGGGCGATCTCGTCGCCATGCCATTCGCCTTCTCGGATGGCACTTGTCCGCACTGTCAGGCGGGCATCCACACGTCCTGTGAGCATGGCGGCTTTTTCGGTTCGCCCGATGTTGGCGGCGCTCAGGCTGAAGCCCTTCGCATCCCGCAGGCCGATGGAACCCTGGTGAAGTTGGCGGGTGGAAACGACGGTGCCGTGATGGCATCGCTGCTAAGCCTCACCGATGTGATGTCAACCGGACATCACGCCGCGGTTTCCGCTCAGGTTGCCCCCGGTAAATTCGTCGCCGTTGTGGGTGACGGTGCCGTCGGATTGTGCGGTGTGATTGCGGCAAAACGGCTGGGTGCTGAGCAGATCATCATGATGGGGAATCATGCTGA
This window encodes:
- a CDS encoding zinc-dependent alcohol dehydrogenase family protein codes for the protein MRATIMYGAGDVRVVNVPDAQIKQPTDAVIRITYACICGSDLWPYRGYAEFGENGKPMGHEAIGVVEAIGSEVRHINVGDLVAMPFAFSDGTCPHCQAGIHTSCEHGGFFGSPDVGGAQAEALRIPQADGTLVKLAGGNDGAVMASLLSLTDVMSTGHHAAVSAQVAPGKFVAVVGDGAVGLCGVIAAKRLGAEQIIMMGNHADRITLAQEFGATDVVSERGEAAIERVKALTGGYGVHSVLECVGTDQSMNTALHIARPGGVIGRVGVPHDVNIPAAAPTFYRNLTISGGPAPVRAYIEDLIPDVLEGKIQPGRVFDRIIGLDDVPAGYQAMDNRESIKVMITL